In Rosa chinensis cultivar Old Blush chromosome 1, RchiOBHm-V2, whole genome shotgun sequence, a genomic segment contains:
- the LOC112167241 gene encoding E3 ubiquitin-protein ligase SIS3-like has translation MEAMYSDAPKLIPATESSLKGLEKVRLDSLEDAVKQMPCSICMGGLDHYDAAEEGADHPHMIARLPCAHTFHADCIVQWLKTNYRCPLCRSPIVEAGEPSKPPLRLHWSIYAHDVCGWCADCYRHFQIIEPKQMMKI, from the coding sequence ATGGAAGCCATGTATTCAGATGCCCCCAAGCTTATTCCTGCAACTGAATCATCCCTCAAGGGTTTGGAGAAAGTGAGACTTGATAGTTTGGAAGATGCTGTTAAACAGATGCCGTGTAGTATTTGCATGGGGGGCCTTGATCACTATGATGCTGCAGAAGAAGGggctgatcatcctcatatgaTTGCTCGCTTGCCCTGCGCACATACATTTCATGCAGATTGCATTGTCCAGTGGCTCAAGACGAATTACAGGTGTCCCTTGTGCCGATCCCCAATTGTGGAAGCGGGCGAGCCATCAAAGCCCCCATTGAGGCTGCATTGGTCTATATATGCTCATGATGTCTGTGGTTGGTGTGCTGACTGCTACCGTCATTTCCAGATTATTGAACCGAAGCAAATGATGAAAATATAA
- the LOC121052513 gene encoding uncharacterized protein LOC121052513 has translation MSETPKRQRGRPRKRAPPRPRVHPRSLSPSPLRSQPTNTMGERKTMREYTSPTIVDHPSCIVLPPCEHHFEIKPSTLSILPIFHGVPSNNPYDHIAEFEEVCTTVQLHGLNPDGLKLRLFPFTLKDYARKWLSKLPPRSIRTWVEMQETFLGKYFPPSRTSNVRDELVAFQQLPQESFNECWERFKDLEMSCPHHGLEKWFLVDKFYRGLMPDQRQRVDTFSGGTIASKLPDAAWDTYEELSLNSLQWDDLDTRRRQVHNKESIPNRGGIYEVQGTSTGPSMHEFKRLEGKIDQFLNQVNRNPPPAQVKMATSTPCLLCESLAHSTQECHLSSQYPEFMEEHVNQVGSFVPRNPRNDPYSNTYNPGWRNHPNFSWKDQGGVSNMHQGGKQGFGGNQGQGSSNFMPHGNAHQGNTHFMPISSQGQQACMPYSHGQATFSQGFQAPNVFPGFTQGVGYSGSKFQGNSSSFQGPNQGESYNSPPILQGMPIQAPSEPKKPNFEELMGEFLKVQTSTNVETKQNISSLAQGYQSLQQSMTKLEIQMGQIATNLSERPMGALPSTTEKNPKHVAKAITTLRSGRTYDNK, from the exons ATGAGTGAAACTCCAAAGAGACAAAGAGGTCGTCCAAGAAAGCGAGCACCTCCTAGACCAAGAGTACATCCAAGAAGCCTTTCACCGAGTCCATTAAGATCACAACCTACAAACACCATGGGGGAGCGAAAGACAATGAGGGAATACACTAGTCCCACAATTGTTGATCATCCTTCTTGTATTGTGCTCCCTCCATGCGAGCATCATTTTGAGATCAAGCCAAGTACTTTGAGCATTCTACCCATATTCCATGGCGTGCCCTCAAATAATCCCTATGATCATATTGCGGAGTTTGAAGAAGTGTGTACTACCGTTCAACTACATGGTCTCAATCCCGATGGTTTGAAGCTTAGATTGTTCCCTTTCACACTCAAGGACTATGCGAGGAAGTGGTTAAGTAAGTTGCCTCCTAGATCCATACGCACATGGGTTGAGATGCAAGAAACTTTCTTGGGAAAATATTTTCctccttcaagaacttccaATGTTAGAGATGAGCTTGTTGCATTCCAACAACTCCCACAAGAAAGTTTTAATGAGTGTTGGGAGCGATTCAAGGACTTGGAGATGTCATGTCCTCACCATGGGTTAGAGAAGTGGTTCCTTGTGGACAAGTTCTATAGAGGATTGATGCCGGATCAAAGACAAAGGGTTGACACTTTTAGTGGTGGAACTATTGCAAGTAAACTCCCGGATGCCGCTTGGGACACATACGAGGAGCTTTCTCTCAATTCCCTTCAATGGGATGATCTTGATACAAGGAGACGGCAAGTGCATAACAAGGAGAGTATACCTAACCGAGGTGGTATTTATGAGGTTCAAGGGACATCAACCGGGCCTTCTATGCATGAATTCAAAAGGTTAGAAGGCAAGATTGACCAATTTCTAAATCAAGTTAACCGGAACCCTCCTCCAGCACAAGTCAAGATGGCGACTTCTACACCATGTTTGCTTTGTGAGAGCCTAGCACATTCCACTCAAGAGTGCCATTTATCTTCTCAATATCCGGAATTTATGGAGGAGCATGTTAACCAAGTGGGTAGTTTTGTGCCAAGGAACCCAAGAAATGATCCATACTCCAACACTTATAACCCCGGTTGGAGAAATCACCCAAATTTTTCTTGGAAAGATCAAGGTGGAGTTTCTAATATGCACCAAGGAGGAAAGCAAGGCTTTGGAGGCAACCAAGGCCAAGGATCATCCAATTTCATGCCCCATGGCAATGCGCACCAAGGAAACACTCATTTTATGCCTATTTCTTCACAAGGACAGCAAGCATGTATGCCTTATTCTCATGGTCAAGCCACTTTTTCACAAGGATTTCAAGCTCCAAATGTCTTTCCTGGGTTTACACAAGGTGTTGGCTATAGCGGTAGCAAGTTTCAAGGAAATTCTAGCTCATTTCAAGGTCCAAATCAAGGCGAGAGCTACAATTCCCCACCTATTCTTCAAGGCATGCCAATTCAAGCTCCAAGTGAACCAAAGAAGCCTAATTTTGAAGAATTGATGGGTGAGTTCCTCAAGGTTCAAACTTCTACCAATGTGGAGACCAAGCAAAACATCTCTTCACTAGCTCAAGGGTATCAAAGTCTACAACAAAGCATGACTAAATTAGAGATACAAATGGGCCAAATAGCCACCAATTTGAGTGAGAGACCAATGGGAGCTCTTCCTTCCACAACTGAGAAGAACCCGAAGCATGTAGCCAAGGCTATTACTACTCTTAGAAGCGGGAGGACATACGACAATAAG taa